A window from Citrobacter amalonaticus encodes these proteins:
- a CDS encoding YecH family metal-binding protein, with product MDSVHGHEVLNMMIESGENYSTASLEAAIKARFGEAARFHTCSASDMTAGELVAFLAAKGKFIAQDGGFSTHESKICRH from the coding sequence ATGGATTCTGTTCACGGTCACGAAGTGTTGAATATGATGATTGAGTCAGGCGAGAACTATTCTACGGCTAGCCTCGAAGCTGCGATTAAGGCGCGGTTTGGCGAAGCGGCGCGTTTTCATACTTGCTCAGCGTCGGACATGACGGCGGGAGAACTGGTGGCGTTTCTGGCGGCGAAAGGGAAATTTATCGCTCAGGATGGCGGTTTCTCTACGCACGAAAGCAAGATATGCCGTCATTAA
- the tyrP gene encoding tyrosine transporter TyrP: MKNRTLGSVFIVAGTTIGAGMLAMPLAAAGVGFGVTLALLIGLWALMCYTALLLLEVYQHVPADTGLGTLAKRYLGRYGQWITGFSMMFLMYALTAAYISGAGELLASSISDWTGSEMSPTAGVLLFTFVAGGVVCVGTSLVDLFNRFLFSAKIIFLVVMLALLMPHIHKVNLLTLPLEQGLALSAIPVIFTSFGFHGSVPSIVSYMEGNIRKLRWVFIIGSAIPLVAYIFWQLATLGSINSTTFMGLLANHAGLNGLLQALREVVASPHVELAVHLFADLALATSFLGVALGLFDYLADLFQRRNTAAGRLQTGAITFLPPLAFALFYPRGFVMALGYAGVALAVLALIIPSLLAWQSRKQNPQAGYRVLGGRPALALVFTCGIVVIGVQFLIAAGLLPEVG; this comes from the coding sequence GTGAAGAATAGAACTCTGGGAAGTGTTTTCATCGTGGCAGGCACCACGATTGGCGCAGGGATGCTGGCGATGCCTTTGGCGGCCGCCGGGGTCGGTTTTGGCGTCACTTTAGCGTTATTGATTGGGTTGTGGGCATTGATGTGCTACACCGCGCTGTTGCTGCTTGAAGTGTATCAGCACGTCCCGGCTGACACCGGTTTAGGGACGCTGGCTAAGCGCTATCTGGGACGCTATGGTCAGTGGATAACCGGCTTCAGTATGATGTTCCTGATGTATGCGCTGACCGCTGCCTATATCAGCGGCGCGGGTGAGTTACTCGCCTCCAGTATCAGCGACTGGACCGGAAGCGAAATGTCCCCCACCGCTGGCGTATTACTGTTCACCTTTGTTGCCGGTGGCGTCGTCTGCGTGGGCACCTCGCTGGTCGATTTGTTTAACCGCTTTCTCTTTAGCGCCAAGATTATTTTCCTGGTCGTGATGCTGGCGCTGCTGATGCCGCACATTCATAAAGTCAATCTTCTGACCCTGCCGCTTGAGCAGGGGCTGGCGCTTTCGGCTATCCCGGTCATTTTCACCTCTTTCGGCTTTCACGGCAGCGTCCCCAGCATCGTGAGTTACATGGAAGGCAACATCCGCAAACTGCGGTGGGTATTTATTATCGGCAGCGCGATTCCGTTAGTGGCCTATATTTTCTGGCAACTGGCGACGCTCGGTAGCATCAACTCCACAACGTTTATGGGACTGCTGGCAAATCATGCCGGGTTGAATGGTTTGTTGCAGGCGTTACGGGAGGTCGTTGCCTCGCCGCACGTTGAGCTGGCGGTGCACCTTTTTGCTGACTTAGCGCTGGCAACCTCTTTCCTCGGCGTCGCACTGGGGCTGTTCGATTATCTGGCCGATCTGTTTCAGCGCCGCAATACAGCCGCTGGCCGGTTGCAAACGGGTGCAATCACCTTTCTGCCACCGCTGGCTTTCGCCCTCTTCTATCCACGTGGTTTTGTGATGGCACTGGGCTACGCCGGCGTCGCGCTGGCAGTGCTGGCGCTGATCATCCCTTCACTGCTGGCATGGCAGAGTCGTAAACAGAATCCGCAGGCGGGCTATCGCGTACTGGGCGGACGCCCCGCGCTGGCACTGGTGTTTACCTGTGGCATTGTGGTGATCGGCGTACAATTTCTGATTGCCGCCGGACTGCTGCCCGAAGTGGGATAA
- a CDS encoding YecA family protein, with protein sequence MKTGPLNESELEWLDDVLTKYNTEHAILDVAELDGLLTAVLSSPREIEPEQWLVAVWGGAQYVPRWSSEKEMTRFMNLAFQHMADTADRLNDFPEQFEPLFGLREIEGREITIVEEWCFGYMRGVALSDWSALPDTLKPALDAIALHGTEENFEVVEKLTPEAFEESVEAIRLAALDLHAYWMAHPQETPVQVPVKAEVKVGRNDPCPCGSGKKYKQCCLH encoded by the coding sequence ATGAAAACGGGACCGTTGAACGAAAGTGAACTGGAGTGGCTGGATGATGTGCTGACCAAGTACAACACCGAACATGCCATTCTTGACGTGGCAGAACTGGATGGACTGCTGACGGCTGTACTCAGTTCACCACGTGAAATTGAGCCAGAGCAGTGGCTGGTTGCCGTATGGGGTGGGGCGCAATATGTGCCGCGCTGGTCCTCTGAAAAAGAGATGACGCGTTTTATGAATCTCGCTTTCCAGCATATGGCGGACACCGCTGACCGGTTGAATGATTTCCCGGAACAGTTTGAACCGCTGTTTGGTCTGCGCGAAATTGAAGGTCGTGAGATTACCATCGTGGAAGAGTGGTGCTTCGGCTACATGCGCGGCGTTGCGCTTTCCGACTGGTCCGCGCTACCGGATACACTGAAACCCGCTCTTGACGCCATTGCGTTGCACGGTACAGAAGAGAATTTCGAGGTGGTTGAGAAACTCACCCCGGAAGCGTTTGAAGAAAGCGTTGAGGCGATCCGCCTGGCAGCGTTGGATCTCCATGCATACTGGATGGCGCACCCGCAGGAAACGCCAGTGCAGGTGCCAGTGAAAGCGGAAGTGAAAGTCGGCCGCAACGATCCATGCCCGTGTGGAAGCGGTAAAAAATACAAGCAGTGCTGTCTGCACTGA
- a CDS encoding winged helix-turn-helix domain-containing protein: MAMILYLINGTVEFNPQTRSLKNQSTGEVVYLQQPATACFLYLILNQGRVIAQKELVNEGWKARDVVTLPNTFYQTILTLRKTLEEIGLPRHMVKTISRQGLTLSSDIVIEPFPLQNLAISENSAIKTLTSEKECTASILPNKSRGLRIGISFFFIVTIINCMFMYQNRLKMPFQNFVALHMDKKNDNRCHVYYEVTQSVTDNYAALIKKYPNFCQDNNYIFLSDYAKTGRAVAFVCNKDVRSDTEAFCSSHFFWNLLQ; the protein is encoded by the coding sequence ATGGCGATGATATTGTACTTAATTAATGGAACAGTAGAGTTCAATCCGCAGACCAGAAGCCTGAAAAATCAATCAACTGGAGAGGTTGTTTATTTACAGCAACCCGCCACGGCATGTTTCCTTTATCTTATTTTGAATCAGGGTAGGGTCATCGCGCAAAAAGAACTGGTAAACGAAGGCTGGAAAGCGCGTGATGTTGTGACCCTGCCCAATACGTTTTATCAGACTATTTTAACATTACGTAAGACACTGGAAGAGATAGGATTACCAAGACATATGGTAAAAACTATTTCCCGTCAAGGACTAACATTATCATCAGATATTGTGATTGAACCGTTTCCTCTTCAGAATCTTGCTATTTCTGAAAATTCAGCAATCAAAACGCTAACCAGTGAAAAAGAATGCACCGCAAGCATTCTACCGAACAAATCCCGCGGGCTACGCATTGGAATATCCTTTTTCTTTATTGTGACGATAATAAACTGCATGTTTATGTATCAGAATCGATTGAAAATGCCATTTCAGAATTTTGTGGCCCTGCACATGGATAAGAAAAATGATAATCGCTGCCATGTCTATTATGAAGTGACGCAGTCGGTCACTGATAATTACGCTGCGCTGATAAAAAAATATCCGAACTTTTGCCAGGACAACAATTATATCTTTCTCTCTGACTACGCCAAAACCGGACGTGCTGTGGCTTTTGTGTGCAACAAAGATGTTCGATCTGACACTGAGGCATTTTGTTCATCTCATTTTTTCTGGAATTTACTCCAATGA
- a CDS encoding LuxR C-terminal-related transcriptional regulator, producing the protein MHIFSHDQYFIAGLQQILFFTGLDKSPEIVVFDPGGGTVYITNSIECLRADTMDTLTHFTQLRCYSLTRNAPLTEYFYVLDQLKQNKRIPLHTRSLSNRERIIIEYYLAGLGKRAIARNMLLSEGAISNSQLRALRKMNMKNIALFLQVMRNWCVFRAKYSCERSITFLP; encoded by the coding sequence ATGCATATATTTTCACATGATCAGTACTTTATTGCTGGTCTGCAGCAAATACTGTTCTTTACTGGTCTTGATAAATCACCTGAGATTGTTGTTTTTGATCCAGGAGGTGGTACTGTTTATATTACAAACAGTATTGAATGTCTGCGTGCGGATACAATGGATACGTTAACGCATTTTACACAACTACGATGCTATTCATTGACCCGAAATGCGCCTTTAACGGAGTACTTTTACGTACTGGATCAGCTAAAGCAGAATAAGCGGATCCCTCTGCATACCCGATCATTGTCGAACAGGGAACGGATAATCATTGAATATTATCTGGCGGGACTCGGAAAGCGCGCCATTGCACGAAACATGCTGCTCAGCGAGGGAGCTATCAGCAATAGTCAGTTAAGAGCGTTGCGGAAAATGAATATGAAGAATATTGCATTGTTTCTTCAGGTTATGCGCAACTGGTGCGTCTTCAGAGCCAAATATTCCTGTGAACGCAGTATCACATTTTTGCCATAG
- a CDS encoding RidA family protein translates to MTTITRHEINEDWALAGMVEAGGFIFVSYCVGNIGQPIEAQINGAFDNLSERLSTIGLTLQSVVKIDALFRDVWDIPVMENVMKQRFDGQFPARKSIQTEFAHRGGTSGMLFQLDAIACR, encoded by the coding sequence ATGACGACGATTACAAGGCATGAAATAAATGAAGACTGGGCGCTTGCCGGAATGGTTGAGGCTGGCGGTTTTATCTTTGTGAGTTACTGTGTTGGTAATATCGGACAACCCATTGAGGCACAAATCAATGGCGCGTTTGATAATCTGAGTGAAAGGCTAAGCACTATCGGCCTGACGCTGCAGTCAGTCGTGAAAATTGATGCGCTGTTCCGCGACGTGTGGGATATTCCGGTGATGGAGAACGTCATGAAGCAGCGCTTTGATGGCCAATTTCCGGCCAGAAAATCCATTCAGACTGAATTTGCTCATCGCGGAGGCACATCAGGAATGTTGTTTCAACTTGACGCCATTGCTTGCCGATAA
- a CDS encoding LysE family translocator, with the protein MLISIEFLLTSLIVIISPGTGAIYTIAMGLSRGTAMSLLAAVGCTLGIIPHMLAAITGLAAIFYSSEMAFTVIKYAGVVWLLYMAWNIIKEKSTLQPDDCDISQSRVKVILHAIFINLLNPKLSLFFLAFLPQFIQTTSTAPATDMLILSLIFMLMTLLVFMLYGVFSSFMRTKVLNHPMILSGLRILFSCGFVSLAVNLLLTQRG; encoded by the coding sequence ATGCTAATCAGTATCGAATTCTTATTAACCTCTTTGATTGTGATTATTTCGCCGGGAACCGGTGCTATCTACACCATCGCGATGGGGCTGTCGCGGGGGACAGCGATGAGTTTGCTGGCTGCCGTGGGATGTACATTGGGGATTATTCCGCATATGTTGGCCGCCATCACGGGATTAGCCGCCATTTTCTACTCCAGTGAAATGGCGTTTACCGTCATCAAATATGCCGGGGTCGTGTGGCTGTTATATATGGCGTGGAATATCATAAAAGAGAAATCAACATTACAACCGGATGATTGCGACATTTCTCAGTCAAGGGTAAAAGTGATCCTGCACGCAATATTTATCAATCTGTTAAATCCCAAGTTGTCACTGTTCTTTTTGGCCTTCCTTCCTCAATTCATTCAAACCACATCAACCGCACCGGCAACCGATATGTTAATACTGAGTCTGATCTTCATGTTAATGACGCTGCTCGTGTTCATGTTGTATGGTGTTTTTTCATCCTTTATGCGCACGAAGGTATTAAACCACCCGATGATTTTGTCGGGACTACGGATCCTGTTTTCATGTGGTTTTGTGAGTCTGGCGGTGAATTTATTGTTAACCCAGCGTGGGTAG
- a CDS encoding AraC family transcriptional regulator: MKKDVHQVKQYRRVIPDVEILSLYSARAFPRHSHDQFGIGVFIQGSHRSWSNIGNVNAVPGDIIMVNPGEIHDGIPATGPRGWHMLYINPDVFIKEWNTDIPTGDLTLKPVANDPTLGLMIRQFLHQLAADDPDAMAIEEMIMRCLMQAGRHHTLSAAPRILPSPTVRRVKEFIDDAPEENMTLTRLASLCDISRFQLIRRFSREVGMTPHAYLLQSRVRLAKKLLAQGKRTVDVALMAGFSDQSHLTHAFQKQTGITPGQYRSAMVD; encoded by the coding sequence ATGAAAAAAGACGTTCATCAGGTGAAGCAGTACCGTCGTGTGATACCTGATGTTGAAATACTGTCGTTATATTCAGCGCGCGCGTTCCCTCGTCACTCTCATGATCAATTCGGCATTGGGGTTTTCATCCAGGGAAGCCATCGCTCATGGAGTAATATCGGCAATGTAAATGCGGTACCAGGGGATATCATCATGGTCAATCCCGGCGAAATTCACGACGGGATCCCCGCTACGGGTCCGCGGGGCTGGCATATGTTGTATATCAATCCTGACGTCTTTATAAAAGAATGGAATACCGACATACCCACAGGTGATTTAACCCTGAAGCCTGTGGCTAACGATCCTACTCTTGGTCTGATGATTAGGCAGTTTCTTCATCAGCTCGCTGCCGATGATCCTGATGCTATGGCGATTGAAGAGATGATCATGCGTTGCCTTATGCAGGCTGGACGGCACCACACCCTTTCTGCCGCACCGCGTATTCTGCCTTCTCCGACAGTACGACGGGTAAAAGAGTTCATTGATGATGCCCCGGAGGAGAACATGACATTGACAAGATTAGCCAGTCTGTGTGACATCTCCCGATTCCAGCTCATTCGCCGTTTTTCCAGGGAGGTGGGGATGACGCCGCATGCTTATCTTTTACAGTCCAGAGTTCGGCTGGCAAAAAAACTCTTGGCACAGGGCAAGAGAACGGTTGATGTTGCATTAATGGCTGGTTTTTCCGATCAAAGCCATCTGACTCATGCATTTCAGAAACAGACAGGCATCACGCCGGGGCAATATCGTTCCGCGATGGTGGATTAA